The DNA window CACTCATCCTCTCCGACGGTCTCACACCTTCGTCAGCCCATGAGGGCATCCGACGAATGCTGCGAGAGGCTATGGAAGAGCGGATTATGATCGTGTTTATTATTATGGATGACacggacaagaagaagggcgaTAGTGTACTTGAGCTCAAGGAAGCCAAGTTTGTCCGGGATGGAGGAGAGAGCAAAGTGGTGATTGAGAGGTATCTGGACACGTTCCCGTTCCAGTACTATTTGATTGTCCACAATCTTGAAGAGTTACCAAGTGCACTGGCTGGTCTTTTGCGAACATGGTTTGCAGAGGTAAATGCTTAGAGTCATGGCGCAGCTTGGACAGTTGTTtcctttactttatataaaggaCAAGGTGGGATGGTTTATAGACTGGAGTTTAAGGGGAAATTTGATTTGTTTAACATTCTCGGCAAGATGGGGAAATCTTGATTGATAAAATTACTTAGAACTTAATTTGATTCGATTATTTGTTAGATAAAGCCGTTTTACAATAGCCAAATGTTGAATGCAACAGAGCGTGTAGAGAGAGTATGTATTGTTGAATGAGTCAAACTGTGATATTAAGAACAGAGACACCGATGTCGATCTTTATTATTGTACCACGCTATTGGATCACATTCCAGTGATGACCCGCCTTCAGACCCTGGCCCCCGCCGAGACCTACCTATGGAGGTATTGGGCCCCTGTAGGTAGTAACCtaagataggtaggtaggtagtggaCGCCTCTAGGCCAGGCCTACTGGGGAGTTTACAAGGCACTGGCGCTACTGCATGAACCCAAGACAGCGCCCGCCCCGGGCGATCCCCCCACtttacctactaacctaggtacctaggtaggtaggcaggttcCATCCATACTGCCGTTCCCCCGCGCTGCAGCTACGGCAAAGAATTACTTCTCCCACTTTAAACTCACTCATCAAACTCCAAATGTCTCAGATGCCGAATACCGGCTACAGAATTTGACCAAGACTTCTATTTGCATGACAAGAAGCAATACGAAATACCTTTGATTTGGAATTACTCATATTCCCTTTCTCTATCTTGATACCTTTTCATTTTCCTTGTCACACTCCTCGTGGATATGCAAACGCTTGCACCAGTTCTTGCTCGACGTGGGACATCTCAACTAGCTATCGGTTCACGGGCTGCTGCAGCCCCGAATACTGGCAACTCGCTGACAGCTCATTTGATCAGAGGATCTATTGGAGGAAATATTTCGACTCGATCTACTGTGCACAAGGTGCAGCTGCATGCCATGTCTTCTTCAGCACAGAACGAGCTGCGGTTTAGTGAGTTTCGTCGTACACAATCGAGTCAAAgtgaaaaaggaaaagaaaatacTGACCATTGATTACAGAGAACCCAAGGATATTGTAAGACAACATGAATAGTACGATACAAGACTTGAAAACTAACTGTGAGTGACACAGCGTCTGCGACATTCAAGAAAAGTTCCGCAAGGTCATTTATGAATTTGACAGCATGTATGTCTTCCTTCATCCCTACCAAAAGTTTACCGCCACACTAACCAGTTACCAGCGTCCTTACCACACAGAAACTTGTTAAATTCGCAAACTCCCTTTCTGTCCCTGTTGTAACCACAACTCAAACCTCAGCTAAACTTGGTCCTACTGTGTCATCTCTTGCTCAGCTCCTGCCCTCAGCACCTCATGACAAGACCAAGTTTTCCATGGCCATCCCCTCTGTCGTTGCCGATTTACCTCCGAACTCTGAGATCGCTCTTGTTGGCATTGAATCTCACATCTGCATTACCCAGACAGCGCTTGATTTGCGCAACGCCGGCCACAAGGTTTATGTCATCGCTGATGGAGTGTCGAGTTGTAACCCCCGCGAGGTCGGCATTGCACTGGACCGGTTGCGCGCCGAGCCTGGCATCACAGTGACTTCGAGCGAGAGTTGGATGTATGAGTGCGTGGGAGACGCATCGCACTCAGCATTCAAGGGACTTTTCGGTGTTGTCAAGGAATCGATGGCCGACACTAAGAAGGTCTGGCAGACTCTGCCTCCAGAGTCCAAGATCTAAGCAGCGGCGTATTTCATAATAGACTGACGACAGAGCCTTCCACTACATAGTTTTGTATAGCACAAACACCATCAAAGTTACAAATTTGTTTATTTTTCTGGTTGAAAGCAAGGGATAGCAGCTTCCTTAACCCTGTCTGTTTATCCCACAAGATCAAATCCCCATTATTATCATTGTTATCATCCTCTTTCCTCGAGAGTCTGTGACTAACGGATAATCACTTTGTACAGCTCAAAATAGCTATAGCTAATCACAATAGATCCAGGCTATCGACTCTGAAACGTCTTCATATCTACAAGACCGTCAAAGAACCGTCAAAGAAAGTGATGATAAAGAATGAAAGACGACATATCATTTTAGGGATCTTTATTCTGAGCCTGCGGTCGCCCTGGGCTTCGATGTTGGTGTCATCCACGAGAACGCTGAAGCAACACCAACGGGGTTGGCTGACCTGGGCAAAGCATTGTTCGAGTTCCCGTTAACATTACGCCCCTCACGATTCACAGACGGCGATGATGACTGTGATTGCGATTGCGCCTTGTGTTCGGCACTGCCCACGCTCATCACGCGCTTGGCCTCCCATCTGTTAGCAGGAGTGACACCATTCTCGCCAACGCCGGCTTGGCTTTTACGCCGGCTGTCCATCGAGCTTTTGGTCGAAGGAGAGGGGTCATAGGAGGAGCCCGCTCTAGAGATTGACTTTTGAGGCTTGAGAACTTTCATGTTGCGACCCCGACCAGCGGGCTGATATCCACTTAACGAACCGTCTCGCTGTGGGCCGTCTGCACCGTTGCCTGGCCCATGGCGCCAGGATCCCCAGATACCAGAAGGAGGCTCCCGCTGACTGGTCTCGGATGCATTGTGTTCAGCGATGCCACCTTTAGGACTCAATGCCCCTCCATTGGTGAGCCCCCGAGACCGCTCACTCTCTGCGCCAGACAAACTGCCTCTGGAGCTAGGGCGCTTGGTAAGGGCTGCTTCGCTTGCCATCGGCGACATTTCGCTTCGGATTTCATAGCCCTGGTCGTTAGTAGGCTCCATGTCATGAATGCTTTCCTGGTTAGCCTTGCTAAAATCACCGGAGACGAAAGGTGCAGCATTGGCATTTAGCTTAGGTTTCTCAGGAATCAAGTTTGTGGTGCAAATATTGCGAAAAGTGCTCTCGTCTTCTGGGCGGACAAATGGAATCTGGAGTCGTTCTCGCTCGTCACCACGAAGAGTCATGGTATTTTGAGAAAAGAGAATATCTGCAGAATGAGCTCTCAGAACATCACTGCCCAGATAAATACGAATAGCTTTGCGATCGGCCTGTTGGGTAGGCTGCTCTGTGATTCCAGAAACTTCGAAAAGGACAGTGATTGAAGGAACAGGAGGTCGAGGGCTGCTGGAGCGGCTGCCATGATGTGTGGAGAGAGCTTCAGCAAAGTAGACATTCAACCTTACACGATGGAGACCATCAACGTCACGTTGAATCTCATCGACTAAATCCAACTCTCTTAGCAGCGAGAAGTCAACCGTGGACTTCTGCGAGCCGCTGCAGACGTCAGCATAGAGGAGTGTGGAATGACCAAAGTTAGGGGTCAGCCAGCATCGCACGATTGAGGGCACTGTGCCAAGGACAAAGAGAGCAGGGGGAGGACCAGGAATATCGAAggagtcgtcatcatcgtcgccaACAGCGAAGTTGTTGTCAAGGCCCAAGCTACTAGCCCGACCAGAAGCAACAGAGTGATGAGAGTGCACTGAATGCCCGGCAGAACTGTGTCGACCGTCCGACTTGTGTGATAGCGAGCGCTCCATCATAAGACCGCTTCCAGGACGAACGGGTCCAAAGTCACCCGAGTGGCGATTCCCTGGGCCGCCCCAGCTTGACCCGTGCAAGGCGCTCTCGTCGAATCGAACACTATTAGCCCGCGAAGCAGCCCCGCGACGAACAGGC is part of the Fusarium poae strain DAOMC 252244 chromosome 4, whole genome shotgun sequence genome and encodes:
- a CDS encoding hypothetical protein (BUSCO:19245at5125); amino-acid sequence: MDPRFIVSREDLYTLQMEVKQVQYAQSNHAERLLRLEKKQADDAALKSVWNSPFPGVLSGTPQTGPVSIPHNDMFDDLDEQGEELLGSLHLGPAEEEPVRRGAASRANSVRFDESALHGSSWGGPGNRHSGDFGPVRPGSGLMMERSLSHKSDGRHSSAGHSVHSHHSVASGRASSLGLDNNFAVGDDDDDSFDIPGPPPALFVLGTVPSIVRCWLTPNFGHSTLLYADVCSGSQKSTVDFSLLRELDLVDEIQRDVDGLHRVRLNVYFAEALSTHHGSRSSSPRPPVPSITVLFEVSGITEQPTQQADRKAIRIYLGSDVLRAHSADILFSQNTMTLRGDERERLQIPFVRPEDESTFRNICTTNLIPEKPKLNANAAPFVSGDFSKANQESIHDMEPTNDQGYEIRSEMSPMASEAALTKRPSSRGSLSGAESERSRGLTNGGALSPKGGIAEHNASETSQREPPSGIWGSWRHGPGNGADGPQRDGSLSGYQPAGRGRNMKVLKPQKSISRAGSSYDPSPSTKSSMDSRRKSQAGVGENGVTPANRWEAKRVMSVGSAEHKAQSQSQSSSPSVNREGRNVNGNSNNALPRSANPVGVASAFSWMTPTSKPRATAGSE
- a CDS encoding hypothetical protein (BUSCO:50571at5125) → MQTLAPVLARRGTSQLAIGSRAAAAPNTGNSLTAHLIRGSIGGNISTRSTVHKVQLHAMSSSAQNELRFKNPRIFVCDIQEKFRKVIYEFDSIVLTTQKLVKFANSLSVPVVTTTQTSAKLGPTVSSLAQLLPSAPHDKTKFSMAIPSVVADLPPNSEIALVGIESHICITQTALDLRNAGHKVYVIADGVSSCNPREVGIALDRLRAEPGITVTSSESWMYECVGDASHSAFKGLFGVVKESMADTKKVWQTLPPESKI